A window of the Falco rusticolus isolate bFalRus1 chromosome 1, bFalRus1.pri, whole genome shotgun sequence genome harbors these coding sequences:
- the CUX2 gene encoding homeobox protein cut-like 2 isoform X11: MAADVGSMFRYRTRFDVRRLQVIALSKRSKEAETAFLSVYKQLIEAPDPAPVLEAARSLEDRLQQLQRLEPEPSPLKDLSRPWKKHPELVGTKEHREGTSPATGLAAAAEPPFSGIDGKALCTETLLQRNEAEKQKGLQEAQVTLAARLGEAEEKIKVLHAALKATQTELLELRCKYDEEAASKADEVAMIMTNLEKANQRAEAAQREVESLREQLAAVNSSLRLACCSPPGAAGDKVNYSMCSGSRLEAALAAKDREILRLLKDVQHLQSSLQELEESSANQIAELEGQLAAKNEAIEKLEEKLQAQADYEEIKTELSILKAMKVASASCSLPQSISKAEEALLLGKEAFYPSQKYLLEKPSLLASTEEDHSEDESGKDSLGMEQPYPSPQHAPADEPTSPTPLPPLPGPGLAPDGPQTFSLSPFPGGERLSGDPKAPHPPLPAYKNENASVGPPFPSAFFGAKGSATHPGTAPAASATSPPGEPSEGSTSSSAEEEQLDTAEIAFQVKEQLLKHNIGQRVFGHYVLGLSQGSVSEILARPKPWHKLTVKGKEPFIKMKQFLSDEQNVLALRTIQVRQRGSITPRIRTPETGSDDAIKSILEQAKKEIESQKGGEPKTPSASQTVANGTGGSSSEDAIKSILEQARREMQAQQQALLEMESGSSGRPGDTSPAERSTLATVSQNIVPTYVKQEEGSGTSPGPPQTPLAVLSPAAFVQSIIRKVKSEIGDAGSYFDQHWASERSLLSRPYTSVSPSLSSSSSSYSSMANGRGWPRGEPSEGGTNEDELPPADDEPHRLTEMKTEGAGAEPAAGGRLSYYPTYVPRTLKPTVPPLTPEQYEMYMYREVDTLELTRQVKEKLAKNGICQRIFGEKVLGLSQGSVSDMLSRPKPWSKLTQKGREPFIRMQLWLTDQLGQGISQQPTPSQASPVEPQPSPSPPPSPAEHEKGCQEPLTLALESSKENQQPESRSTPAMGGKTYPNSQGPVGIQEIVAMSPELDTYSITKKVKEVLTDNNLGQRLFGESILGLTQGSVSDLLSRPKPWHKLSLKGREPFVRMQLWLNDPHNVEKLRDMKKLEKKAYLKRRYGLMSTGSDSESPSARSECASPSLQPQDLSLLQIKKPRVVLAPEEKEALKKAYQLEPYPSQQTIELLSFQLNLKTNTVINWFHNYRSRMRREMLVEGTQDNDTDPEQSGGAAVPGRRAPHSPDSDTEDRKPVFGGGEHPCAAVPVKVKEEQGEAGGWGRRRDSRSPAGAAEGTGPPQEERGAAPHAAAPSAGSLPRRGGRAGAAAGGPAPPPPPHPDSSQSSAGSSRCSLEVSPTSPSAASSPGLTGSASPGPSSAGPVSPALPPAPGPRLSTSVQRRHEKMANLNNIIHRLERAANREEALEWEF; encoded by the exons ACCCCGCTCCTGTGCTGGAGGCTGCCCGGAGCCTGGAGGAccggctgcagcagctccagcgcCTCGAGCCCGAACCGTCCCCCCTGAAGGATCTCAGCCGCCCCTGGAAGAAACACCCAGAGCTCGTCGGCACCAAAG agcacagagaggGGACGTCGCCAGCAACTGGACTTGCAGCAGCGGCCGAGCCCCCGTTCTCTGGCATCGACGGCAAAGCACTGTGCACAGAAACCTTGCTGCAGAGAAAtgaggcagaaaagcaaaa GGGACTGCAGGAAGCACAGGTCACTTTGGCTGCTcggctgggggaggcagaggagaagaTCAAAGTGCTCCACGCAG cgCTGAAGGCCACCCAGacggagctgctggagctgcggTGTAAATACGACGAGGAAGCTGCATCAAA GGCAGATGAAGTAGCCATGATCATGACGAACCTCGAAAAAGCCAACCAG CGAGCAGAGGCGGCGCAGAGGGAGGTGGAGAGCTTGCGGGAGCAGCTGGCAGCCGTGAATAGCTCCCTGCGCCTGGCCTGCTGCTCcccgccgggcgctgccggg gaCAAAGTGAACTATTCCATGTGCTCAGGGTCGAGGCTGGAGGCGGCTCTGGCTGCCAAAGACCGGGAGATCCTGCGGCTCCTGAAAGACGTCCAGCACCTCCAGAGCTcgctgcaggagctggaggagtcCTCTGCCAACCAGATTGCCGAGCTGGAGGGGCAGCTGGCCGCCAAGAACGAAGCCATCGAG aagctggaggagaagctgcaggCGCAGGCGGACTACGAGGAGATCAAAACGGAGCTGAG CATCCTGAAGGCGATGAAGGTGGCCTCCgccagctgcagccttcccCAG AGCATATCGAAGGCAGAGGaggccctgctgctggggaaggaggctTTCTACCCTTCCCAGAAGTACCTGCTGGAGAagcccagcctgctggccagCACTG AGGAGGATCACTCCGAAGACGAGTCGGGGAAGGATTCGCTGGGCATGGAGCAGCCGTACCCATCCCCCCAACATGCCCCGGCAGACGAACCCAcctcccccactcccctcccaCCTCTTCCCGGTCCCGGCCTGGCTCCTGATGGCCCCCAGACTTTCTCACTGTCCCCCTTCCCAGGGGGCGAGCGGCTGTCAGGAGACCCCAAGGCCCCCCACCCACCACTGCCTGCCTACAAGAATGAGAATGCCAGTGTGGGGCcacccttcccctctgccttctTCGGGGCCAAGGGCAGTGCCACGCACCCTGGCACCGCGCCGGCTGCCAGTGCCACCAGCCCGCCTGGCGAGCCATCCgagggcagcaccagcagctctgccgaggaggagcagctggacACAGCCGAAATCGCCTTCCAGgtgaaggagcagctgctgaagcacaACATCGGGCAGCGGGTCTTCGGGCATTACGTGCTGGGGCTGTCGCAGGGCTCTGTCAGCGAGATCCTGGCCCGACCCAAGCCCTGGCACAAGCTGACGGTGAAGGGCAAGGAGCCGTTCATCAAGATGAAGCAGTTCCTCTCCGATGAGCAGAACGTGCTGGCCCTGAGGACTATCCAGGTGCGCCAGAGAG GTAGCATCACGCCACGGATCAGGACGCCGGAGACTGGCTCTGATGATGCCATCAAAAGCATCCTGGAGCAGGCAAAGAAGGAGATCGAGTCACAGAAGGGAG GGGAACCCAAAACACCATCAGCATCGCAAACAGTGGCCAACGGGACAGGCGGCAGCAGCTCAGAGGACGCCATCAAGAGCATCTTGGAGCAGGCACGGCGGGAgatgcaggcacagcagcaggcactgctggagaTGGAGTCAGGGAGCAGTGGGCGCCCCGGGGATACATCGCCTGCCGAGCGCTCCACGCTGGCCACCGTCAGCCAGAACATCGTTCCGACCTATGTcaagcaggaggaggggagcgGGACCAGCCCTGGCCCCCCGCAGACGCCCCTGGCCGTACTCTCACCCGCTGCCTTTGTCCAGAGCATCATCCGGAAGGTGAAGTCGGAGATCGGCGATGCTGGCTCCTACTTCGACCAGCACTGGGCATCGGAGCGGAGCCTGCTCAGCCGACCCTACACCTCTGTCTCGCCTtcgctctcctcctcctcctcgaGCTACTCCAGCATGGCCAACGGCCGGGGCTGGCCACGGGGCGAGCCCAGCGAGGGTGGCACCAACGAGGATGAGCTGCCACCAGCAGACGATGAACCCCACCGACTGACAGAGATGAAGACGGAGGGAGCTggtgcagagccagcagctggtggTCGTCTCTCCTACTACCCCACCTACGTGCCACGGACCCTGAAGCCCACCGTGCCACCACTGACACCCGAGCAGTATGAGATGTACATGTACAGGGAGGTGGACACGCTGGAGCTGACTCGGCAGGTCAAGGAGAAGTTGGCCAAGAACGGCATCTGCCAGAGGATCTTTGGAGAGAAG GTGCTGGGGCTGTCCCAGGGCAGCGTGAGCGACATGCTGTCGCGGCCCAAGCCGTGGAGCAAGCTGACGCAGAAGGGTCGGGAGCCTTTCATCCGTATGCAGCTCTGGCTGACCGACCAGCTGGGCCAAGGCATCAGCCAGCAGCCAACACCCTCCCAGG CCAGCCCGGTGGAGCCCCAGCCGTCCCCCTcgccgccccccagccctgccgagCATGAGAAGGGCTGCCAGGAGCCCCTCACCCTGGCCTTGGAGAGCAGCAAGGAAAACCAGCAGCCCGAGAGCCGGTCGACGCCTGCGATGGGTGGGAAGACGTACCCCAACAGCCAGGGACCTGTGGGCATCCAGGAGATCGTTGCCATGTCCCCCGAGCTGGACACCTACTCCATCACCAAGAAGGTCAAGGAGGTCTTGACAGACAACAATTTAG GCCAGCGGCTGTTCGGGGAGAGCATCCTGGGCCTGACGCAGGGCTCGGTGTCCGATCTCCTCTCCAGGCCCAAGCCGTGGCACAAGCTGAGCCTGAAGGGGAGGGAGCCCTTCGTCCGCATGCAGCTCTGGCTCAACGACCCCCACAACGTGGAGAAGCTGCGTGACATgaagaagctggagaagaaag cctaCCTGAAACGTCGGTACGGGCTGATGAGCACCGGCTCGGACAGCGAATCCCCCAGCGCCCGCTCCGAgtgtgccagccccagcctgcagccgCAGGACCTCAGCCTCCTCCAGATTAAGAAGCCACGGGTGGTGCTGGCCCCAGAGGAGAAGGAAGCCCTGAAGAAAGCCTACCAGCTGGAGCCCTACCCCTCCCAGCAGACCATTGAACTGCTCTCCTTCCAGCTCAACCTTAAGACCAACACCGTCATCAACTGGTTCCACAACTACAG GTCACGGATGCGCCGGGAGATGCTGGTGGAGGGCACGCAGGACAATGACACAGACCCAGAGCAGAGTGGTGGGGCAGCCGTCCCCGGGCGCCGGGCCCCCCACAGCCCCGATTCAGACACCGAGGACCGTAAACCTGTGTTTGGGGGGGGCGAGCACCCCTGTGCCGCGGTGCCCGTGAAGGtgaaggaggagcagggggaggcaggTGGCTGGGGCCGCCGGCGGGACTCACGCAGCCCAGCCGGGGCGGCCGAGGGGACCGGACCTCCCCAGGAGGagcggggggcagccccccatGCAGCTGCCCCCAGCGCCGGCAGCCTtccgcggcggggcggccgtgCTGGTGCTGCCGCCGGAGGACCCGCACCACCACCGCCACCGCACCCCGACAGCTCCCAGTCCTCTGCGGGCTCATCCCGTTGCAGTTTGGAGGTCTCCCCAACATCGCCCTCAGCAGCATCCTCGCCTGGTCTCACCGGCTCGGCCTCACCGGGGCCATCCTCTGCCGGGCCGGTCTCACCGGCACTGCcgccagcccccggcccccggctCAGCACCAGCGTCCAGCGGCGCCATGAGAAGATGGCCAACCTCAACAACATCATCCACCGCCTGGAGCGGGCTGCCAACCGTGAGGAGGCCCTTGAGTGGGAGTTCTGA
- the CUX2 gene encoding homeobox protein cut-like 2 isoform X6, with translation MVLWRYQPKRGVETAFAIAVFQPLSQMHLDIRKGIHLLSPCNNTAAIPSCLFDDPAPVLEAARSLEDRLQQLQRLEPEPSPLKDLSRPWKKHPELVGTKEHREGTSPATGLAAAAEPPFSGIDGKALCTETLLQRNEAEKQKGLQEAQVTLAARLGEAEEKIKVLHAALKATQTELLELRCKYDEEAASKADEVAMIMTNLEKANQRAEAAQREVESLREQLAAVNSSLRLACCSPPGAAGQDKVNYSMCSGSRLEAALAAKDREILRLLKDVQHLQSSLQELEESSANQIAELEGQLAAKNEAIEKLEEKLQAQADYEEIKTELSILKAMKVASASCSLPQASAAACAGMLAGLWHACQPCRQWLRRPFPSRLGSLQSISKAEEALLLGKEAFYPSQKYLLEKPSLLASTEEDHSEDESGKDSLGMEQPYPSPQHAPADEPTSPTPLPPLPGPGLAPDGPQTFSLSPFPGGERLSGDPKAPHPPLPAYKNENASVGPPFPSAFFGAKGSATHPGTAPAASATSPPGEPSEGSTSSSAEEEQLDTAEIAFQVKEQLLKHNIGQRVFGHYVLGLSQGSVSEILARPKPWHKLTVKGKEPFIKMKQFLSDEQNVLALRTIQVRQRGSITPRIRTPETGSDDAIKSILEQAKKEIESQKGGEPKTPSASQTVANGTGGSSSEDAIKSILEQARREMQAQQQALLEMESGSSGRPGDTSPAERSTLATVSQNIVPTYVKQEEGSGTSPGPPQTPLAVLSPAAFVQSIIRKVKSEIGDAGSYFDQHWASERSLLSRPYTSVSPSLSSSSSSYSSMANGRGWPRGEPSEGGTNEDELPPADDEPHRLTEMKTEGAGAEPAAGGRLSYYPTYVPRTLKPTVPPLTPEQYEMYMYREVDTLELTRQVKEKLAKNGICQRIFGEKVLGLSQGSVSDMLSRPKPWSKLTQKGREPFIRMQLWLTDQLGQGISQQPTPSQASPVEPQPSPSPPPSPAEHEKGCQEPLTLALESSKENQQPESRSTPAMGGKTYPNSQGPVGIQEIVAMSPELDTYSITKKVKEVLTDNNLGQRLFGESILGLTQGSVSDLLSRPKPWHKLSLKGREPFVRMQLWLNDPHNVEKLRDMKKLEKKAYLKRRYGLMSTGSDSESPSARSECASPSLQPQDLSLLQIKKPRVVLAPEEKEALKKAYQLEPYPSQQTIELLSFQLNLKTNTVINWFHNYRSRMRREMLVEGTQDNDTDPEQSGGAAVPGRRAPHSPDSDTEDRKPVFGGGEHPCAAVPVKVKEEQGEAGGWGRRRDSRSPAGAAEGTGPPQEERGAAPHAAAPSAGSLPRRGGRAGAAAGGPAPPPPPHPDSSQSSAGSSRCSLEVSPTSPSAASSPGLTGSASPGPSSAGPVSPALPPAPGPRLSTSVQRRHEKMANLNNIIHRLERAANREEALEWEF, from the exons ACCCCGCTCCTGTGCTGGAGGCTGCCCGGAGCCTGGAGGAccggctgcagcagctccagcgcCTCGAGCCCGAACCGTCCCCCCTGAAGGATCTCAGCCGCCCCTGGAAGAAACACCCAGAGCTCGTCGGCACCAAAG agcacagagaggGGACGTCGCCAGCAACTGGACTTGCAGCAGCGGCCGAGCCCCCGTTCTCTGGCATCGACGGCAAAGCACTGTGCACAGAAACCTTGCTGCAGAGAAAtgaggcagaaaagcaaaa GGGACTGCAGGAAGCACAGGTCACTTTGGCTGCTcggctgggggaggcagaggagaagaTCAAAGTGCTCCACGCAG cgCTGAAGGCCACCCAGacggagctgctggagctgcggTGTAAATACGACGAGGAAGCTGCATCAAA GGCAGATGAAGTAGCCATGATCATGACGAACCTCGAAAAAGCCAACCAG CGAGCAGAGGCGGCGCAGAGGGAGGTGGAGAGCTTGCGGGAGCAGCTGGCAGCCGTGAATAGCTCCCTGCGCCTGGCCTGCTGCTCcccgccgggcgctgccggg caggaCAAAGTGAACTATTCCATGTGCTCAGGGTCGAGGCTGGAGGCGGCTCTGGCTGCCAAAGACCGGGAGATCCTGCGGCTCCTGAAAGACGTCCAGCACCTCCAGAGCTcgctgcaggagctggaggagtcCTCTGCCAACCAGATTGCCGAGCTGGAGGGGCAGCTGGCCGCCAAGAACGAAGCCATCGAG aagctggaggagaagctgcaggCGCAGGCGGACTACGAGGAGATCAAAACGGAGCTGAG CATCCTGAAGGCGATGAAGGTGGCCTCCgccagctgcagccttcccCAGGCAAGTGCTGCGGCGTGTGCCGGCATGCTCGCCGGGCTGTGGCACGCGTGCCAGCCCTGCCGCCAGTGGCTCCGCCGCCCTTTCCCATCTCGGCTTGGCTCCTTGCAGAGCATATCGAAGGCAGAGGaggccctgctgctggggaaggaggctTTCTACCCTTCCCAGAAGTACCTGCTGGAGAagcccagcctgctggccagCACTG AGGAGGATCACTCCGAAGACGAGTCGGGGAAGGATTCGCTGGGCATGGAGCAGCCGTACCCATCCCCCCAACATGCCCCGGCAGACGAACCCAcctcccccactcccctcccaCCTCTTCCCGGTCCCGGCCTGGCTCCTGATGGCCCCCAGACTTTCTCACTGTCCCCCTTCCCAGGGGGCGAGCGGCTGTCAGGAGACCCCAAGGCCCCCCACCCACCACTGCCTGCCTACAAGAATGAGAATGCCAGTGTGGGGCcacccttcccctctgccttctTCGGGGCCAAGGGCAGTGCCACGCACCCTGGCACCGCGCCGGCTGCCAGTGCCACCAGCCCGCCTGGCGAGCCATCCgagggcagcaccagcagctctgccgaggaggagcagctggacACAGCCGAAATCGCCTTCCAGgtgaaggagcagctgctgaagcacaACATCGGGCAGCGGGTCTTCGGGCATTACGTGCTGGGGCTGTCGCAGGGCTCTGTCAGCGAGATCCTGGCCCGACCCAAGCCCTGGCACAAGCTGACGGTGAAGGGCAAGGAGCCGTTCATCAAGATGAAGCAGTTCCTCTCCGATGAGCAGAACGTGCTGGCCCTGAGGACTATCCAGGTGCGCCAGAGAG GTAGCATCACGCCACGGATCAGGACGCCGGAGACTGGCTCTGATGATGCCATCAAAAGCATCCTGGAGCAGGCAAAGAAGGAGATCGAGTCACAGAAGGGAG GGGAACCCAAAACACCATCAGCATCGCAAACAGTGGCCAACGGGACAGGCGGCAGCAGCTCAGAGGACGCCATCAAGAGCATCTTGGAGCAGGCACGGCGGGAgatgcaggcacagcagcaggcactgctggagaTGGAGTCAGGGAGCAGTGGGCGCCCCGGGGATACATCGCCTGCCGAGCGCTCCACGCTGGCCACCGTCAGCCAGAACATCGTTCCGACCTATGTcaagcaggaggaggggagcgGGACCAGCCCTGGCCCCCCGCAGACGCCCCTGGCCGTACTCTCACCCGCTGCCTTTGTCCAGAGCATCATCCGGAAGGTGAAGTCGGAGATCGGCGATGCTGGCTCCTACTTCGACCAGCACTGGGCATCGGAGCGGAGCCTGCTCAGCCGACCCTACACCTCTGTCTCGCCTtcgctctcctcctcctcctcgaGCTACTCCAGCATGGCCAACGGCCGGGGCTGGCCACGGGGCGAGCCCAGCGAGGGTGGCACCAACGAGGATGAGCTGCCACCAGCAGACGATGAACCCCACCGACTGACAGAGATGAAGACGGAGGGAGCTggtgcagagccagcagctggtggTCGTCTCTCCTACTACCCCACCTACGTGCCACGGACCCTGAAGCCCACCGTGCCACCACTGACACCCGAGCAGTATGAGATGTACATGTACAGGGAGGTGGACACGCTGGAGCTGACTCGGCAGGTCAAGGAGAAGTTGGCCAAGAACGGCATCTGCCAGAGGATCTTTGGAGAGAAG GTGCTGGGGCTGTCCCAGGGCAGCGTGAGCGACATGCTGTCGCGGCCCAAGCCGTGGAGCAAGCTGACGCAGAAGGGTCGGGAGCCTTTCATCCGTATGCAGCTCTGGCTGACCGACCAGCTGGGCCAAGGCATCAGCCAGCAGCCAACACCCTCCCAGG CCAGCCCGGTGGAGCCCCAGCCGTCCCCCTcgccgccccccagccctgccgagCATGAGAAGGGCTGCCAGGAGCCCCTCACCCTGGCCTTGGAGAGCAGCAAGGAAAACCAGCAGCCCGAGAGCCGGTCGACGCCTGCGATGGGTGGGAAGACGTACCCCAACAGCCAGGGACCTGTGGGCATCCAGGAGATCGTTGCCATGTCCCCCGAGCTGGACACCTACTCCATCACCAAGAAGGTCAAGGAGGTCTTGACAGACAACAATTTAG GCCAGCGGCTGTTCGGGGAGAGCATCCTGGGCCTGACGCAGGGCTCGGTGTCCGATCTCCTCTCCAGGCCCAAGCCGTGGCACAAGCTGAGCCTGAAGGGGAGGGAGCCCTTCGTCCGCATGCAGCTCTGGCTCAACGACCCCCACAACGTGGAGAAGCTGCGTGACATgaagaagctggagaagaaag cctaCCTGAAACGTCGGTACGGGCTGATGAGCACCGGCTCGGACAGCGAATCCCCCAGCGCCCGCTCCGAgtgtgccagccccagcctgcagccgCAGGACCTCAGCCTCCTCCAGATTAAGAAGCCACGGGTGGTGCTGGCCCCAGAGGAGAAGGAAGCCCTGAAGAAAGCCTACCAGCTGGAGCCCTACCCCTCCCAGCAGACCATTGAACTGCTCTCCTTCCAGCTCAACCTTAAGACCAACACCGTCATCAACTGGTTCCACAACTACAG GTCACGGATGCGCCGGGAGATGCTGGTGGAGGGCACGCAGGACAATGACACAGACCCAGAGCAGAGTGGTGGGGCAGCCGTCCCCGGGCGCCGGGCCCCCCACAGCCCCGATTCAGACACCGAGGACCGTAAACCTGTGTTTGGGGGGGGCGAGCACCCCTGTGCCGCGGTGCCCGTGAAGGtgaaggaggagcagggggaggcaggTGGCTGGGGCCGCCGGCGGGACTCACGCAGCCCAGCCGGGGCGGCCGAGGGGACCGGACCTCCCCAGGAGGagcggggggcagccccccatGCAGCTGCCCCCAGCGCCGGCAGCCTtccgcggcggggcggccgtgCTGGTGCTGCCGCCGGAGGACCCGCACCACCACCGCCACCGCACCCCGACAGCTCCCAGTCCTCTGCGGGCTCATCCCGTTGCAGTTTGGAGGTCTCCCCAACATCGCCCTCAGCAGCATCCTCGCCTGGTCTCACCGGCTCGGCCTCACCGGGGCCATCCTCTGCCGGGCCGGTCTCACCGGCACTGCcgccagcccccggcccccggctCAGCACCAGCGTCCAGCGGCGCCATGAGAAGATGGCCAACCTCAACAACATCATCCACCGCCTGGAGCGGGCTGCCAACCGTGAGGAGGCCCTTGAGTGGGAGTTCTGA